Proteins encoded in a region of the Rutidosis leptorrhynchoides isolate AG116_Rl617_1_P2 chromosome 9, CSIRO_AGI_Rlap_v1, whole genome shotgun sequence genome:
- the LOC139866246 gene encoding histone H3.3, with product MARTKQTARKSTGGKAPRKQLATKAARKSAPTTGGVKKPHRYRPGTVALREIRKYQKSTELLIRKLPFQRLVREIAQDFKTDLRFQSHAVLALQEAAEAYLVGLFEDTNLCAIHAKRVTIMPKDIQLARRIRGERA from the exons ATGGCTCGTACAAAGCAAACAGCTCGTAAATCTACCGGCGGAAAAGCTCCCCGCAAACAACTTGCTACTAAGGCTGCCAGGAAATCTGCTCCGACCACCGGCGGAGTGAAGAAACCTCATCGTTACCGTCCTGGAACCGTCGCTCTCCG TGAGATCCGTAAGTACCAGAAGAGTACAGAGCTTTTGATCCGCAAGTTGCCATTTCAAAGGCTTGTTCGTGAAATCGCTCAGGACTTCAAG ACTGATTTGAGGTTCCAGAGCCATGCTGTGTTGGCACTTCAGGAGGCTGCAGAAGCTTACCTTGTTGGTTTGTTTGAGGACACTAACTTGTGTGCCATTCATGCCAAAAGGGTGACCATCATGCCTAAAGATATCCAGTTGGCTAGGCGTATTCGAGGGGAGCGTGCTTAA
- the LOC139868146 gene encoding aldehyde oxidase GLOX1-like: MISFSKTLLSDQFLLFLILLLHAPPCPAAAGGSWSVLVPSIGISAMHMQLLPNDRVVMYDRTDFGISNISLPNGKCRPNSTDCSAHSVEYDISSNTIRPLMVLTNVWCSSGTLMRDGSLVQTGGWDDGYRRVRIYKSCPTCDWTEIPNGLNQQRWYATNHLLPDGRQIVIGGRQAFNYEFFPKMSANENSPSFPFLVQTNDPNVENNLYPFVFLYPDGNLFVFANNRAILFDYTNNQVIKTYPTMPGGQPRNYPSTGSAVLLPLRIKNGSADSVEVLVCGGAPKGAFVNANKGKFDGALDTCGRIKISDPNPQWVMETMPLARVMGDMLLLPNGQVLIINGASAGVAGWELERNPVLSPVTYRPDNQIGSRFEVQNPSTKPRVYHSTAVLLRDGRVLVGGSNPHDKYVFTNVLYPTELSLEAFSPSYLDSSASPLRPRIISPKTKAKIHYGKRLAITFTVTGPLDPNSVTVTMVAPSFNTHSFSMNQRLLVLDSGNTTTARGKFTYKVGVTAPSSGNIAPTGNYLLFVVHKDIPSPGIWVRMQI, encoded by the coding sequence ATGATCAGCTTCTCTAAAACCCTCCTATCTGATCAATTTCTACTTTTCCTAATTCTTCTACTTCATGCACCACCGTGTCCGGCTGCAGCCGGTGGATCATGGTCCGTCCTCGTTCCAAGTATCGGCATATCTGCCATGCACATGCAACTACTCCCTAACGACCGTGTTGTAATGTACGATCGTACCGATTTTGGTATCTCCAACATATCCCTTCCCAATGGCAAGTGCCGCCCTAACTCGACCGACTGCTCTGCCCACTCGGTCGAGTATGATATCAGTTCCAATACCATACGTCCACTCATGGTACTCACTAATGTTTGGTGTTCTTCGGGAACATTAATGCGTGACGGTAGCTTAGTCCAGACCGGTGGTTGGGACGATGGCTATCGCAGGGTCAGAATTTATAAATCGTGTCCCACGTGCGATTGGACCGAGATCCCTAATGGCTTGAACCAACAACGATGGTACGCTACCAATCACTTATTGCCCGACGGGCGACAAATTGTCATTGGCGGCCGCCAAGCGTTTAACTATGAATTCTTTCCGAAGATGTCAGCCAATGAGAACTCGCCAAGTTTTCCATTTCTGGTTCAGACGAATGACCCGAATGTTGAGAATAATTTATACCCATTTGTGTTTCTATATCCTGATGGAAATTTGTTCGTTTTCGCCAATAATCGTGCGATTCTATTCGACTACACTAACAATCAGGTTATCAAAACGTACCCGACAATGCCCGGTGGTCAACCGAGGAACTACCCGAGCACAGGCTCTGCAGTACTACTCCCCTTGCGGATAAAAAACGGGAGTGCGGATTCCGTtgaggttttggtttgtggaggtGCACCTAAAGGAGCGTTCGTTAATGCAAATAAAGGAAAATTTGACGGAGCCCTTGACACGTGTGGGCGGATCAAAATATCTGACCCGAATCCCCAATGGGTCATGGAGACAATGCCTTTGGCTCGAGTCATGGGTGACATGTTGTTGCTTCCTAATGGTCAAGTTTTGATTATCAACGGCGCATCGGCTGGAGTTGCGGGATGGGAACTTGAAAGGAACCCGGTTCTTAGCCCGGTAACTTACAGACCCGATAACCAAATCGGGTCTCGATTCGAGGTGCAGAACCCAAGCACAAAACCCAGAGTCTACCATTCAACAGCCGTTTTACTAAGAGACGGTCGGGTTCTTGTTGGTGGAAGCAACCCGCACGACAAGTACGTGTTCACGAACGTTCTTTATCCAACGGAGTTAAGCTTAGAGGCGTTTTCACCTTCTTATTTGGATTCAAGCGCTTCCCCATTACGACCCAGGATCATCTCGCCCAAGACAAAAGCTAAGATCCACTACGGTAAACGACTGGCTATTACATTTACAGTAACAGGTCCACTGGATCCGAATTCGGTGACTGTGACAATGGTGGCGCCATCGTTTAACACGCACTCGTTTTCTATGAATCAAAGATTGTTGGTGCTCGATAGCGGCAACACCACCACGGCTCGTGGAAAGTTTACGTATAAAGTTGGTGTGACTGCACCATCATCAGGAAACATTGCTCCAACAGGGAACTATTTACTGTTTGTTGTCCATAAAGATATTCCAAGTCCGGGTATTTGGGTCCGAATGCAGATATAA